In a genomic window of Rhinoderma darwinii isolate aRhiDar2 chromosome 10, aRhiDar2.hap1, whole genome shotgun sequence:
- the TMEM51 gene encoding transmembrane protein 51, which yields MAHSKSNGPHYALTAIGVGLLVLGVVMAVWNLVPGFGSNDKPGPPHGNSSTPQSNVEVNLKSKTFSVAYVLVGSGIALLLLAICLSIRNKHKRRLSMEDVPVVQQGANHPPNEDNQEDVASPRYSAPSYEEVMRIGYSAPEAEETDRQGRMSISLPSYESLTELDESTPTRPNAASAKPEQPQRTNSRSDKEKKPLNVRRIKSDKLHLKEFRLKLSGQTKTTETHKIEPITPPPQYEDKQIGSDPPV from the exons ATGGCGCATTCAAAATCAAATGGACCCCATTATGCCCTTACTGCCATTGGAGTGGGCTTACTGGTGCTTGGCGTGGTGATGGCGGTATGGAACCTTGTCCCAGGATTTGGGAGCAATGATAAACCTGGCCCGCCTCATGGTAATTCCAGCACGCCACAGAGCAACGTGGAGGTTAATCTAAAGAGTAAGACTTTCTCGGTGGCCTACGTTCTGGTGGGATCTGGCATTGCTTTGCTTTTATTGGCCATCTGCTTAAGCATACGCAACAAACATAAACGTCGTTTAAGTATGGAAGACGTGCCGGTCGTCCAGCAGGGAGCAAACCATCCGCCAAATGAGGACAA TCAAGAAGACGTGGCTTCCCCCCGGTACTCTGCTCCCAGCTATGAGGAAGTGATGAGGATTGGGTACAGTGCCCCAGAAGCAGAAGAGACGGACCGGCAGGGGAGAATGAGTATTTCCCTCCCGTCTTACGAGTCCCTGACTGAACTCGATGAGTCGACCCCCACTAGGCCCAATGCCGCCTCCGCGAAACCAGAGCAACCGCAAAGGACAAATTCTCGCTCTGACAAAGAGAAAAAACCTTTGAACGTTAGAAGAATCAAGTCTGACAAACTTCACCTGAAAGAATTCAGACTGAAACTGTCCGGTCAGACCAAGACTACGGAAACGCACAAGATTGAACCTATAACCCCACCCCCACAGTACGAAGATAAGCAAATCGGTTCTGATCCGCCCGTATAG